One genomic window of Brienomyrus brachyistius isolate T26 chromosome 16, BBRACH_0.4, whole genome shotgun sequence includes the following:
- the LOC125710200 gene encoding fidgetin-like isoform X3: MTACLQEKRLGADSGGFKMQWTPEHAQWAEQHFDITASAHSHMHKAEAFVGHLQHSYHYAWANDDISALTASNLLKKYAEKYSGILESPDERMLLGPYSDATGLLNGRKCESEPWQDGIYPASCVPDGMCVSKAGVTAALPPADISASIGSSPGLAGSLTETSYSSSSCGSHTVGGLHSALSSQEYPTAYSGSFLHSSYGGQSAPALSSPHPSPLHGSGLLQPPPPPPPPQTLVPTYNAGSSGISSYSYSPSDYPPQAAVTTAYSPGGAPPPSAYLPSGIAAPTPLPSSTLPGYSYESHTLAPVTPTPLSVSSSGSMKRKAFCMTGQGEINPPYGNFSYSQQCSPGSPIYSMPDSGIPNTVGGSSFDRSAETSSLAFKPSKQPVSSDQQRKFSSQSSRAPTPPPYLSSRGSKLSEPFSRFASPGSSEHGDEHVHLSHPIPGPGAGSRIGSATSSAQSAREQLKEVDSHLVDLVTSEIVQQDPPMDWSDIVGLEVVKAVIKEEIMWPFLRSDVFCDLSTIPRSVLLFGPQGTGRTSLARCIASQLRATFLKLSGSALVTKWCSDGEKIIHAAFLVARCRQPSVVFLSDVDLLLSSQLGDDSPLDGTKGELLAQLDSILASSEDHVVVVCSTSKPEEIDDSLRRYFMKRLLIPLPDSTARQQIISRVLSQHNYSLVDKEVALLVQRTDGFSGLDVKRLVQEVAMAALHAVGGGLSAVLPGHLRPVTYQDFENVLCKIQPSKSQKELDTYTEWNRMFGCGQ, translated from the coding sequence GCTTTAAGATGCAGTGGACGCCGGAGCATGCGCAGTGGGCGGAGCAGCACTTTGACATCACCGCCAGTGCCCACTCCCATATGCATAAGGCTGAGGCTTTTGTGGGTCACCTGCAGCACAGCTATCACTACGCCTGGGCCAATGATGACATCTCGGCGCTCACCGCCTCCAACCTCCTGAAGAAGTACGCCGAGAAGTACTCGGGGATCTTGGAGAGCCCCGACGAGCGGATGCTCCTGGGCCCCTACTCGGACGCCACGGGGCTCCTGAACGGGAGAAAGTGCGAGAGCGAGCCTTGGCAGGATGGGATCTATCCGGCGAGCTGCGTTCCAGATGGCATGTGTGTGAGTAAGGCTGGAGTGACAGCTGCCCTGCCCCCGGCAGACATCTCTGCCAGCATCGGCAGCTCCCCGGGGCTGGCCGGCAGCTTGACGGAGACCAGCTACTCCAGCAGCAGCTGCGGAAGTCACACGGTTGGCGGTCTTCACTCGGCGCTCTCATCCCAGGAGTACCCGACGGCTTACAGCGGCTCCTTCCTGCATTCGAGCTATGGCGGGCAGTCTGCCCCTGCCCTCTCCTCCCCTCACCCCTCGCCTTTGCATGGCTCGGGGCTCCTtcagcctcctcctcccccacccccaccccagactCTGGTGCCCACCTACAACGCGGGTTCCTCGGGGATTTCAAGTTACAGTTACTCTCCCTCAGACTACCCCCCACAGGCTGCGGTCACCACGGCCTACAGccctgggggagcaccccctcCTTCTGCCTACTTACCTTCCGGTATCGCAGCCCCTACCCCACTGCCTTCCTCTACTCTCCCCGGCTATTCCTACGAGTCTCATACCCTTGCGCCAGTGACGCCGACACCTCTGAGTGTCAGTTCGTCCGGCTCAATGAAAAGGAAGGCCTTCTGTATGACTGGGCAGGGGGAGATAAACCCCCCTTATGGAAACTTCAGCTACAGCCAGCAGTGCTCCCCCGGAAGCCCTATATATAGCATGCCGGACAGCGGCATTCCAAATACTGTTGGAGGAAGCAGCTTTGACAGAAGTGCTGAGACGTCATCTTTGGCATTTAAACCCTCAAAGCAGCCTGTGTCTTCTGATCAACAAAGGAAGTTCAGCAGTCAGTCCAGCAGGGCGCCAACTCCTCCGCCCTACCTTTCATCTAGAGGGTCGAAGTTGAGCGAGCCCTTCAGCCGGTTCGCATCCCCCGGTTCGAGCGAGCATGGCGATGAGCACGTGCATCTCTCGCACCCAATACCGGGGCCCGGAGCTGGATCCAGAATCGGCTCGGCTACCTCATCTGCCCAATCTGCAAGGGAACAGCTTAAGGAAGTCGATTCCCATCTCGTTGATTTGGTCACCAGTGAGATTGTCCAGCAGGACCCCCCCATGGACTGGAGTGATATAGTCGGACTAGAGGTGGTCAAAGCTGTGATAAAAGAAGAGATCATGTGGCCCTTCTTGAGGTCTGATGTGTTTTGTGACCTTTCTACCATACCCCGGAGTGTTCTCCTGTTTGGACCCCAGGGAACTGGCAGGACATCGTTGGCCAGGTGCATAGCCAGCCAGCTGAGAGCGACATTCCTTAAGCTCAGTGGCTCTGCCCTGGTAACAAAGTGGTGCAGCGATGGGGAGAAGATCATCCATGCTGCTTTCTTGGTAGCTCGTTGCCGCCAACCCTCCGTGGTGTTCCTTAGTGATGTCGACTTGCTTCTCTCTTCCCAGCTTGGCGACGACAGCCCGTTGGACGGAACTAAGGGTGAGCTGCTTGCACAGCTGGATAGTATTCTGGCCTCATCTGAGGACCACGTGGTGGTTGTGTGCTCCACGAGCAAGCCGGAGGAGATTGACGATTCCTTGAGGAGGTACTTCATGAAGCGACTCCTCATCCCGCTTCCCGACAGCACGGCAAGACAACAGATAATCAGTCGGGTGCTCTCACAGCACAATTATTCCCTCGTTGACAAAGAGGTGGCGCTGTTAGTCCAGCGGACAGATGGTTTCTCTGGCCTGGATGTTAAACGCCTGGTTCAGGAGGTAGCCATGGCTGCTCTGCACGCTGTTGGTGGGGGACTTTCAGCTGTTTTGCCCGGTCACCTTAGGCCAGTCACTTATCAAGACTTTGAGAATGTACTTTGCAAAATTCAGCCTAGCAAATCGCAAAAAGAGCTGGACACGTACACCGAATGGAACAGGATGTTCGGTTGCGGTCAGTGA
- the LOC125710200 gene encoding fidgetin-like isoform X2, with protein MHKTDEKQEMISGTTVYGFKMQWTPEHAQWAEQHFDITASAHSHMHKAEAFVGHLQHSYHYAWANDDISALTASNLLKKYAEKYSGILESPDERMLLGPYSDATGLLNGRKCESEPWQDGIYPASCVPDGMCVSKAGVTAALPPADISASIGSSPGLAGSLTETSYSSSSCGSHTVGGLHSALSSQEYPTAYSGSFLHSSYGGQSAPALSSPHPSPLHGSGLLQPPPPPPPPQTLVPTYNAGSSGISSYSYSPSDYPPQAAVTTAYSPGGAPPPSAYLPSGIAAPTPLPSSTLPGYSYESHTLAPVTPTPLSVSSSGSMKRKAFCMTGQGEINPPYGNFSYSQQCSPGSPIYSMPDSGIPNTVGGSSFDRSAETSSLAFKPSKQPVSSDQQRKFSSQSSRAPTPPPYLSSRGSKLSEPFSRFASPGSSEHGDEHVHLSHPIPGPGAGSRIGSATSSAQSAREQLKEVDSHLVDLVTSEIVQQDPPMDWSDIVGLEVVKAVIKEEIMWPFLRSDVFCDLSTIPRSVLLFGPQGTGRTSLARCIASQLRATFLKLSGSALVTKWCSDGEKIIHAAFLVARCRQPSVVFLSDVDLLLSSQLGDDSPLDGTKGELLAQLDSILASSEDHVVVVCSTSKPEEIDDSLRRYFMKRLLIPLPDSTARQQIISRVLSQHNYSLVDKEVALLVQRTDGFSGLDVKRLVQEVAMAALHAVGGGLSAVLPGHLRPVTYQDFENVLCKIQPSKSQKELDTYTEWNRMFGCGQ; from the coding sequence GCTTTAAGATGCAGTGGACGCCGGAGCATGCGCAGTGGGCGGAGCAGCACTTTGACATCACCGCCAGTGCCCACTCCCATATGCATAAGGCTGAGGCTTTTGTGGGTCACCTGCAGCACAGCTATCACTACGCCTGGGCCAATGATGACATCTCGGCGCTCACCGCCTCCAACCTCCTGAAGAAGTACGCCGAGAAGTACTCGGGGATCTTGGAGAGCCCCGACGAGCGGATGCTCCTGGGCCCCTACTCGGACGCCACGGGGCTCCTGAACGGGAGAAAGTGCGAGAGCGAGCCTTGGCAGGATGGGATCTATCCGGCGAGCTGCGTTCCAGATGGCATGTGTGTGAGTAAGGCTGGAGTGACAGCTGCCCTGCCCCCGGCAGACATCTCTGCCAGCATCGGCAGCTCCCCGGGGCTGGCCGGCAGCTTGACGGAGACCAGCTACTCCAGCAGCAGCTGCGGAAGTCACACGGTTGGCGGTCTTCACTCGGCGCTCTCATCCCAGGAGTACCCGACGGCTTACAGCGGCTCCTTCCTGCATTCGAGCTATGGCGGGCAGTCTGCCCCTGCCCTCTCCTCCCCTCACCCCTCGCCTTTGCATGGCTCGGGGCTCCTtcagcctcctcctcccccacccccaccccagactCTGGTGCCCACCTACAACGCGGGTTCCTCGGGGATTTCAAGTTACAGTTACTCTCCCTCAGACTACCCCCCACAGGCTGCGGTCACCACGGCCTACAGccctgggggagcaccccctcCTTCTGCCTACTTACCTTCCGGTATCGCAGCCCCTACCCCACTGCCTTCCTCTACTCTCCCCGGCTATTCCTACGAGTCTCATACCCTTGCGCCAGTGACGCCGACACCTCTGAGTGTCAGTTCGTCCGGCTCAATGAAAAGGAAGGCCTTCTGTATGACTGGGCAGGGGGAGATAAACCCCCCTTATGGAAACTTCAGCTACAGCCAGCAGTGCTCCCCCGGAAGCCCTATATATAGCATGCCGGACAGCGGCATTCCAAATACTGTTGGAGGAAGCAGCTTTGACAGAAGTGCTGAGACGTCATCTTTGGCATTTAAACCCTCAAAGCAGCCTGTGTCTTCTGATCAACAAAGGAAGTTCAGCAGTCAGTCCAGCAGGGCGCCAACTCCTCCGCCCTACCTTTCATCTAGAGGGTCGAAGTTGAGCGAGCCCTTCAGCCGGTTCGCATCCCCCGGTTCGAGCGAGCATGGCGATGAGCACGTGCATCTCTCGCACCCAATACCGGGGCCCGGAGCTGGATCCAGAATCGGCTCGGCTACCTCATCTGCCCAATCTGCAAGGGAACAGCTTAAGGAAGTCGATTCCCATCTCGTTGATTTGGTCACCAGTGAGATTGTCCAGCAGGACCCCCCCATGGACTGGAGTGATATAGTCGGACTAGAGGTGGTCAAAGCTGTGATAAAAGAAGAGATCATGTGGCCCTTCTTGAGGTCTGATGTGTTTTGTGACCTTTCTACCATACCCCGGAGTGTTCTCCTGTTTGGACCCCAGGGAACTGGCAGGACATCGTTGGCCAGGTGCATAGCCAGCCAGCTGAGAGCGACATTCCTTAAGCTCAGTGGCTCTGCCCTGGTAACAAAGTGGTGCAGCGATGGGGAGAAGATCATCCATGCTGCTTTCTTGGTAGCTCGTTGCCGCCAACCCTCCGTGGTGTTCCTTAGTGATGTCGACTTGCTTCTCTCTTCCCAGCTTGGCGACGACAGCCCGTTGGACGGAACTAAGGGTGAGCTGCTTGCACAGCTGGATAGTATTCTGGCCTCATCTGAGGACCACGTGGTGGTTGTGTGCTCCACGAGCAAGCCGGAGGAGATTGACGATTCCTTGAGGAGGTACTTCATGAAGCGACTCCTCATCCCGCTTCCCGACAGCACGGCAAGACAACAGATAATCAGTCGGGTGCTCTCACAGCACAATTATTCCCTCGTTGACAAAGAGGTGGCGCTGTTAGTCCAGCGGACAGATGGTTTCTCTGGCCTGGATGTTAAACGCCTGGTTCAGGAGGTAGCCATGGCTGCTCTGCACGCTGTTGGTGGGGGACTTTCAGCTGTTTTGCCCGGTCACCTTAGGCCAGTCACTTATCAAGACTTTGAGAATGTACTTTGCAAAATTCAGCCTAGCAAATCGCAAAAAGAGCTGGACACGTACACCGAATGGAACAGGATGTTCGGTTGCGGTCAGTGA
- the LOC125710200 gene encoding fidgetin-like isoform X4, translating to MISGTTVYGFKMQWTPEHAQWAEQHFDITASAHSHMHKAEAFVGHLQHSYHYAWANDDISALTASNLLKKYAEKYSGILESPDERMLLGPYSDATGLLNGRKCESEPWQDGIYPASCVPDGMCVSKAGVTAALPPADISASIGSSPGLAGSLTETSYSSSSCGSHTVGGLHSALSSQEYPTAYSGSFLHSSYGGQSAPALSSPHPSPLHGSGLLQPPPPPPPPQTLVPTYNAGSSGISSYSYSPSDYPPQAAVTTAYSPGGAPPPSAYLPSGIAAPTPLPSSTLPGYSYESHTLAPVTPTPLSVSSSGSMKRKAFCMTGQGEINPPYGNFSYSQQCSPGSPIYSMPDSGIPNTVGGSSFDRSAETSSLAFKPSKQPVSSDQQRKFSSQSSRAPTPPPYLSSRGSKLSEPFSRFASPGSSEHGDEHVHLSHPIPGPGAGSRIGSATSSAQSAREQLKEVDSHLVDLVTSEIVQQDPPMDWSDIVGLEVVKAVIKEEIMWPFLRSDVFCDLSTIPRSVLLFGPQGTGRTSLARCIASQLRATFLKLSGSALVTKWCSDGEKIIHAAFLVARCRQPSVVFLSDVDLLLSSQLGDDSPLDGTKGELLAQLDSILASSEDHVVVVCSTSKPEEIDDSLRRYFMKRLLIPLPDSTARQQIISRVLSQHNYSLVDKEVALLVQRTDGFSGLDVKRLVQEVAMAALHAVGGGLSAVLPGHLRPVTYQDFENVLCKIQPSKSQKELDTYTEWNRMFGCGQ from the coding sequence GCTTTAAGATGCAGTGGACGCCGGAGCATGCGCAGTGGGCGGAGCAGCACTTTGACATCACCGCCAGTGCCCACTCCCATATGCATAAGGCTGAGGCTTTTGTGGGTCACCTGCAGCACAGCTATCACTACGCCTGGGCCAATGATGACATCTCGGCGCTCACCGCCTCCAACCTCCTGAAGAAGTACGCCGAGAAGTACTCGGGGATCTTGGAGAGCCCCGACGAGCGGATGCTCCTGGGCCCCTACTCGGACGCCACGGGGCTCCTGAACGGGAGAAAGTGCGAGAGCGAGCCTTGGCAGGATGGGATCTATCCGGCGAGCTGCGTTCCAGATGGCATGTGTGTGAGTAAGGCTGGAGTGACAGCTGCCCTGCCCCCGGCAGACATCTCTGCCAGCATCGGCAGCTCCCCGGGGCTGGCCGGCAGCTTGACGGAGACCAGCTACTCCAGCAGCAGCTGCGGAAGTCACACGGTTGGCGGTCTTCACTCGGCGCTCTCATCCCAGGAGTACCCGACGGCTTACAGCGGCTCCTTCCTGCATTCGAGCTATGGCGGGCAGTCTGCCCCTGCCCTCTCCTCCCCTCACCCCTCGCCTTTGCATGGCTCGGGGCTCCTtcagcctcctcctcccccacccccaccccagactCTGGTGCCCACCTACAACGCGGGTTCCTCGGGGATTTCAAGTTACAGTTACTCTCCCTCAGACTACCCCCCACAGGCTGCGGTCACCACGGCCTACAGccctgggggagcaccccctcCTTCTGCCTACTTACCTTCCGGTATCGCAGCCCCTACCCCACTGCCTTCCTCTACTCTCCCCGGCTATTCCTACGAGTCTCATACCCTTGCGCCAGTGACGCCGACACCTCTGAGTGTCAGTTCGTCCGGCTCAATGAAAAGGAAGGCCTTCTGTATGACTGGGCAGGGGGAGATAAACCCCCCTTATGGAAACTTCAGCTACAGCCAGCAGTGCTCCCCCGGAAGCCCTATATATAGCATGCCGGACAGCGGCATTCCAAATACTGTTGGAGGAAGCAGCTTTGACAGAAGTGCTGAGACGTCATCTTTGGCATTTAAACCCTCAAAGCAGCCTGTGTCTTCTGATCAACAAAGGAAGTTCAGCAGTCAGTCCAGCAGGGCGCCAACTCCTCCGCCCTACCTTTCATCTAGAGGGTCGAAGTTGAGCGAGCCCTTCAGCCGGTTCGCATCCCCCGGTTCGAGCGAGCATGGCGATGAGCACGTGCATCTCTCGCACCCAATACCGGGGCCCGGAGCTGGATCCAGAATCGGCTCGGCTACCTCATCTGCCCAATCTGCAAGGGAACAGCTTAAGGAAGTCGATTCCCATCTCGTTGATTTGGTCACCAGTGAGATTGTCCAGCAGGACCCCCCCATGGACTGGAGTGATATAGTCGGACTAGAGGTGGTCAAAGCTGTGATAAAAGAAGAGATCATGTGGCCCTTCTTGAGGTCTGATGTGTTTTGTGACCTTTCTACCATACCCCGGAGTGTTCTCCTGTTTGGACCCCAGGGAACTGGCAGGACATCGTTGGCCAGGTGCATAGCCAGCCAGCTGAGAGCGACATTCCTTAAGCTCAGTGGCTCTGCCCTGGTAACAAAGTGGTGCAGCGATGGGGAGAAGATCATCCATGCTGCTTTCTTGGTAGCTCGTTGCCGCCAACCCTCCGTGGTGTTCCTTAGTGATGTCGACTTGCTTCTCTCTTCCCAGCTTGGCGACGACAGCCCGTTGGACGGAACTAAGGGTGAGCTGCTTGCACAGCTGGATAGTATTCTGGCCTCATCTGAGGACCACGTGGTGGTTGTGTGCTCCACGAGCAAGCCGGAGGAGATTGACGATTCCTTGAGGAGGTACTTCATGAAGCGACTCCTCATCCCGCTTCCCGACAGCACGGCAAGACAACAGATAATCAGTCGGGTGCTCTCACAGCACAATTATTCCCTCGTTGACAAAGAGGTGGCGCTGTTAGTCCAGCGGACAGATGGTTTCTCTGGCCTGGATGTTAAACGCCTGGTTCAGGAGGTAGCCATGGCTGCTCTGCACGCTGTTGGTGGGGGACTTTCAGCTGTTTTGCCCGGTCACCTTAGGCCAGTCACTTATCAAGACTTTGAGAATGTACTTTGCAAAATTCAGCCTAGCAAATCGCAAAAAGAGCTGGACACGTACACCGAATGGAACAGGATGTTCGGTTGCGGTCAGTGA
- the LOC125710200 gene encoding fidgetin-like isoform X1 translates to MSRAMTACLQEKRLGADSGGFKMQWTPEHAQWAEQHFDITASAHSHMHKAEAFVGHLQHSYHYAWANDDISALTASNLLKKYAEKYSGILESPDERMLLGPYSDATGLLNGRKCESEPWQDGIYPASCVPDGMCVSKAGVTAALPPADISASIGSSPGLAGSLTETSYSSSSCGSHTVGGLHSALSSQEYPTAYSGSFLHSSYGGQSAPALSSPHPSPLHGSGLLQPPPPPPPPQTLVPTYNAGSSGISSYSYSPSDYPPQAAVTTAYSPGGAPPPSAYLPSGIAAPTPLPSSTLPGYSYESHTLAPVTPTPLSVSSSGSMKRKAFCMTGQGEINPPYGNFSYSQQCSPGSPIYSMPDSGIPNTVGGSSFDRSAETSSLAFKPSKQPVSSDQQRKFSSQSSRAPTPPPYLSSRGSKLSEPFSRFASPGSSEHGDEHVHLSHPIPGPGAGSRIGSATSSAQSAREQLKEVDSHLVDLVTSEIVQQDPPMDWSDIVGLEVVKAVIKEEIMWPFLRSDVFCDLSTIPRSVLLFGPQGTGRTSLARCIASQLRATFLKLSGSALVTKWCSDGEKIIHAAFLVARCRQPSVVFLSDVDLLLSSQLGDDSPLDGTKGELLAQLDSILASSEDHVVVVCSTSKPEEIDDSLRRYFMKRLLIPLPDSTARQQIISRVLSQHNYSLVDKEVALLVQRTDGFSGLDVKRLVQEVAMAALHAVGGGLSAVLPGHLRPVTYQDFENVLCKIQPSKSQKELDTYTEWNRMFGCGQ, encoded by the coding sequence GCTTTAAGATGCAGTGGACGCCGGAGCATGCGCAGTGGGCGGAGCAGCACTTTGACATCACCGCCAGTGCCCACTCCCATATGCATAAGGCTGAGGCTTTTGTGGGTCACCTGCAGCACAGCTATCACTACGCCTGGGCCAATGATGACATCTCGGCGCTCACCGCCTCCAACCTCCTGAAGAAGTACGCCGAGAAGTACTCGGGGATCTTGGAGAGCCCCGACGAGCGGATGCTCCTGGGCCCCTACTCGGACGCCACGGGGCTCCTGAACGGGAGAAAGTGCGAGAGCGAGCCTTGGCAGGATGGGATCTATCCGGCGAGCTGCGTTCCAGATGGCATGTGTGTGAGTAAGGCTGGAGTGACAGCTGCCCTGCCCCCGGCAGACATCTCTGCCAGCATCGGCAGCTCCCCGGGGCTGGCCGGCAGCTTGACGGAGACCAGCTACTCCAGCAGCAGCTGCGGAAGTCACACGGTTGGCGGTCTTCACTCGGCGCTCTCATCCCAGGAGTACCCGACGGCTTACAGCGGCTCCTTCCTGCATTCGAGCTATGGCGGGCAGTCTGCCCCTGCCCTCTCCTCCCCTCACCCCTCGCCTTTGCATGGCTCGGGGCTCCTtcagcctcctcctcccccacccccaccccagactCTGGTGCCCACCTACAACGCGGGTTCCTCGGGGATTTCAAGTTACAGTTACTCTCCCTCAGACTACCCCCCACAGGCTGCGGTCACCACGGCCTACAGccctgggggagcaccccctcCTTCTGCCTACTTACCTTCCGGTATCGCAGCCCCTACCCCACTGCCTTCCTCTACTCTCCCCGGCTATTCCTACGAGTCTCATACCCTTGCGCCAGTGACGCCGACACCTCTGAGTGTCAGTTCGTCCGGCTCAATGAAAAGGAAGGCCTTCTGTATGACTGGGCAGGGGGAGATAAACCCCCCTTATGGAAACTTCAGCTACAGCCAGCAGTGCTCCCCCGGAAGCCCTATATATAGCATGCCGGACAGCGGCATTCCAAATACTGTTGGAGGAAGCAGCTTTGACAGAAGTGCTGAGACGTCATCTTTGGCATTTAAACCCTCAAAGCAGCCTGTGTCTTCTGATCAACAAAGGAAGTTCAGCAGTCAGTCCAGCAGGGCGCCAACTCCTCCGCCCTACCTTTCATCTAGAGGGTCGAAGTTGAGCGAGCCCTTCAGCCGGTTCGCATCCCCCGGTTCGAGCGAGCATGGCGATGAGCACGTGCATCTCTCGCACCCAATACCGGGGCCCGGAGCTGGATCCAGAATCGGCTCGGCTACCTCATCTGCCCAATCTGCAAGGGAACAGCTTAAGGAAGTCGATTCCCATCTCGTTGATTTGGTCACCAGTGAGATTGTCCAGCAGGACCCCCCCATGGACTGGAGTGATATAGTCGGACTAGAGGTGGTCAAAGCTGTGATAAAAGAAGAGATCATGTGGCCCTTCTTGAGGTCTGATGTGTTTTGTGACCTTTCTACCATACCCCGGAGTGTTCTCCTGTTTGGACCCCAGGGAACTGGCAGGACATCGTTGGCCAGGTGCATAGCCAGCCAGCTGAGAGCGACATTCCTTAAGCTCAGTGGCTCTGCCCTGGTAACAAAGTGGTGCAGCGATGGGGAGAAGATCATCCATGCTGCTTTCTTGGTAGCTCGTTGCCGCCAACCCTCCGTGGTGTTCCTTAGTGATGTCGACTTGCTTCTCTCTTCCCAGCTTGGCGACGACAGCCCGTTGGACGGAACTAAGGGTGAGCTGCTTGCACAGCTGGATAGTATTCTGGCCTCATCTGAGGACCACGTGGTGGTTGTGTGCTCCACGAGCAAGCCGGAGGAGATTGACGATTCCTTGAGGAGGTACTTCATGAAGCGACTCCTCATCCCGCTTCCCGACAGCACGGCAAGACAACAGATAATCAGTCGGGTGCTCTCACAGCACAATTATTCCCTCGTTGACAAAGAGGTGGCGCTGTTAGTCCAGCGGACAGATGGTTTCTCTGGCCTGGATGTTAAACGCCTGGTTCAGGAGGTAGCCATGGCTGCTCTGCACGCTGTTGGTGGGGGACTTTCAGCTGTTTTGCCCGGTCACCTTAGGCCAGTCACTTATCAAGACTTTGAGAATGTACTTTGCAAAATTCAGCCTAGCAAATCGCAAAAAGAGCTGGACACGTACACCGAATGGAACAGGATGTTCGGTTGCGGTCAGTGA